ATCCCAACCAGACTGAGCAAATAGTTGAAAATACCGTATTCCCCGTCGTATACCCACGCCCAGATCATCGCCAGCGCCACACCAGAAATCACGCTCGGCAAGTAAAACACGGTGCGAAAAAAGCCACTGCCTTTTACCTTCTGATTCAGCATCATGGCCAAAAACAACGCGATGAACAAATTCAACGGGACAAACAACAGCGCAAATTTAATCGTGACCCAGAGCGATTGCCAAAACAATGGATCATCCGTAAACATATTGATGTAATTGTCCAAGCCGACGAACGTAACCTCACCAACGACAGGCCAATCAAAAAAGCTCATGACGAGCGAAAACAGCATCGGTCCCAGCGTAAAAGCGAGAAAGCCGAGAATCCAAGGCAAGATAAAAAGATAGGGCGTAAGAAACGCCCTTCCCTTAAGTTTTTTCGGTTGAACGGTCATGGCAGGCTGTTTGTGTGTCACAACGCTCTCTGTATTCAATTTCCTGACCCCTTCCCGTTATTTCAAGAATTTCTGGGAGTCTTTGACTGCCTTATTCAGTAATTCCTCGGCATTTTGTCCCATCATGATCGCATTGACCGCTGCAGAAAGGTTCCGGTTGATTTCGTTCCAATGCGGATTCAACAGGAAGGCTGGCGTGTCAGTTGATTGCTCCAATGTCTTGTAGAACGGCGCGTAGAGCGGGTCCTGATCGAGCTTCTTCTCTTGTACGACACTAATACGCACAGGCAAATCAGATGTACGCATCTTGATCGCATCGCTGGAAACGAAGAACTTCAAAAACTCCCAAGCCAGCTCTTTGTTTTTGGAATCCTTGGCGATCGATACTGAGGAGGTTGCAATGACACCCTTACCAGGCTTGCCAGGGAATTGTGGCATCACGACCGTACCAAAATCGACATTCGCCTTCTTGTACGACTCGAGCGACCATACGCCGTTGTCATACATCGCGAGCTTACTCGCTTTGAACAAGTCGTTGCCGCTCTGCTGGTTTTTGCCACCGACGAGCAAAGCGCTCTTGTCCTTCGCCAAATCACTGAAAATTTGCAGGGCCTCTGCTGTTTCCTTGCTGTTCATGTAGCCTTCGATGGCTTTTCCATCGGGGCTGATGAAGCTGCTGCCGTTGCTCCACACGAACTGCTGCAAATCGTACGTATCCGGCTCCGACCGAACAGCGAAGCCGTACTGCTTCTTGTCGCGAACAGTCAGCTTTTTGGCTGCCGATTTGAAATCCTCCCACGTCCAGTTGTCTGTCGGCAGTGGTACATTTGCTTCGTTAAACAGCTTTTTGTTGTAGAAGACGACCCGCGTCGAGAAGCCCGCTGGGAGTCCGAACAATTTTCCATCGAATCGATTATAGTTTAAGAGGCCTTGGTAAAAGTCGTCGATTGCCACTGATGGGTCCTTCTTTACGTACTCATCCAATGGCTCGAGCGAGGCGTTGTACGTGGGGAAATCCCACATGTACATGACATCCGGTGGGTTTTTCGCTCCGAATGCCGCTACCAGCTTCTGATCAAAACCATCTGCATATGCCTCGACTTGTACCTTCACACCCGGATTTTTCTGTTCGAATTGTTTCGCGATATCTTGTTGGATCTTCAGCATTTGGTCCGTATCCCATGTCGCAAAACGCAATGTAACCGTTTCCTTTTTATCAGACGACGCTGGCGTTGTCGTACCTGTGCTACTAGACGTCCCGTCTGTTCCTGCTGGCTGGGCTTGTGAACAACCAGCTACGACGGCCAAAAGAAGTGCCATGCCAGTTGCCATCCATTTTGACGCAACCTTCTTCATCTGTGATCCCCCCTAGATTTACCCCACATTTTTCTTTATTTTAATGAAGGGAAAAAAACGGTGAAACCGCTAATTGTTCGCAATAGTGTGTGAATTTGTTTCCTTTTTTTCGTTCTGATCAGGTTTGCGCGGTGGAGTGTACGATTGTTCGACTGGACTCCTCCTTTTGTTTGAAACGGTAGTGGCTCGGGGTCATCCCTGTATATTTTTTAAACCATTTGCTGAAGTATTTCGGGTCAGGAAGACCGACTCGCTCAGCTACCTCCTGTATGGACAGGGCTGTTTCATTCAGCATCGCTTGGGCCATTTTTACCCGGCGCTTATCGAGGAACTCCCCAAAGCTCTCGCCCACTCCCTTTTTAAACATGACGCTAAAATGACTGCGGCTCAGTCCCACCTGTGAAGCTACCTCACTGACCGTCAATGGCGTATCCAGACGATCGAGTGCGTAATGAACAGCCTGCTTGATCGGTTCCTGCCACGGGTCTTGAATGACGCCGTACTTGCGTGCCCGCTGCGTGCGCTGGTAGAGCATCCGTACCGTCTGAATCCACGATTCGAGTCCAGCAAACGGGCTTGCTGTCTCCCAACTCGTCACCTTTCCAGCCAGCTTCCACTCCACGAGCAAGGATTCTACCTGCCTGCCAGTACTTGCGGGGGTCAGCAAAAAACGAATATCACCACATGCAAGCCATTCCCATTCGCTCTCCAGCTCACTTGCTACCCATGCCCGCTCCTGTTCCTCCTGGTTCGCACTGCCCATCCCTTCCAAGAGCCAAACACGCATGGAATCGTTCATCCACGACCAGTGTGATTGCAGGAGGGAGGACAAGCTTTGCTCGAAATCCCGGCTCAAGCCAGTCAACCACGCACCGAATTCCCGCTTCCATTCATCCGGGCGTTCACGAACGTTTTCAGGTCGCGCACTCTCGCCTGCCAGCTCAGTCCGCAGCTTTTCCAACAACGTCCCCCATTCCTCATCCTGGAACTCGGTCTTCAACAAATATCCCGACACCCCGAGAGAGATTCCCTGCTGGGCAAAAGAAAAATCGCGGTGACAGCTGAGCAGAAGCACCTTTGTTTGTGGTGCGTGCTCCTTCACCCGCCTGCACAGCTCCAGCCCATCCATTTCTGGCATCACGATGTCCGTAATCACCAGCTCGGGCTGTATTTGCAGGAAAGCCTCCCAGCCTTTCCGACCATTCGGTGCATCCGCTACCACTTCCATCCCATAGCGACTCCATGGCACCATTGCCTTCAGTCCTCTTCGCACCAGCACTTCATCATCCACAATCATTACCTTGATGCTCATCAGGAATTTCCTCCCTTTTCGGCCACGTGATTTGAATTGTGGTTCCTTCTCCTCTGACAGATGAAATCTTCATGCCGTGCTCCATACGGAAATGAAGCTTGAACTTCTGATCGACGTTGTACACGCCGAGTCCCCGTTTGCTAGAACGCTCCAGATCAGGATCGAGAAGTTTGGCCAATCGCTGGGGCACAATTCCTGCGCCGTCATCTTGCAACAGTAGCGTCACAAGCCCTTCTTTTTCACTGACACTGATCCGGATCGTTCCGTGCCCATCTTCGAATGCATGGAAAAAGATATTTTCCAAAAGCGGCTGAAGAGTCATTCGCGGGATTAAATAACGGCGGCAAGCCTCTACTCCGGTCTGTTCAAATTGAAAAACAGGTCCGTACCGCAGCTCTTGGATTTGCAGAAAGTGCTCGACGGTTTGCAGCTCCTTTTCCAACGGGACGAGCTCCTGCGTGATGTCGAGGTTGCCCTCCAGTACTTTGATGAGATGATAGAGCATATTGCCGATTTCATTGGCACCAGATAATCTGGCTTTCCACTGGATCGAATTGAGTGTATTGAACAACAGATGCGGATTGATTTGGTAGTGAACGGCTCGCAGCTCTGCTTCCTTTTTCAACTGCTCGGTTCGACTCACCTCGGCGATTAGCGTCTGAATCCGCCTCACCATTTGGTTGAAGCTCACCCCTAACCGCCCCAGCTCGTCTTCCGTATCTACCTCTGCGCGAGTTTGTAGCTCGCCTGTTCCTACCAGCCGCATTGTTTCTTGCAGTCGCTTGATTTTCCCTGTAATTCGTCTGGAAAATAAATACGCCAAAAGAAGGGCCAGCACTGCCGAAAGAATCAGCGCCGCGATAAAGAAGGATTGAATCACTTCCGCAGAGCGGTTCATTTGCTCGTACGGCAAGCGGACCTGAATCATCCAGTTGTTGGACTCCAGCGGTTTGTTCCAGACGATATCGCTCTCTTGCTGGACGAACGTACCCGCAGTCTGGTAAATCAGCTCGCCATTTTTGGCTGTGATCGTCACATGCGCACTCATGTCCTTTTCCAGCTGCGAAAACAATTGAAACAGCTTGCCTGCTTTCATCTCGATCAAAATCCGGCTGTCATTCAACACGCCATAACCACTGAGAACGGGAACGACCAGGCCGAGCACCTTCTCCTGATTGCGCAGCTCCGCCTCATCCTGAAACCCGACATAATGCCTAGGCGTGTAAAAGCCAATCCATCGCTCCTCATCCAGCTTGGCGGGCAGTGCTCTCCACCACGATTCCCGCATCAGATCCTGGCCATTGATGACATTTTCCCCGAAAAAATAACCGGAGGGCGTCACGATAAAAATGCCTTTTGTATCAAGGTTGCGGTGCGCCCCCAGGTATCGCTCGAAATTTTTTTGTTCCAGAAAGCCTGTGTAGGTCTTCGGTTGTTCCTCCCGCATGACGACCAATGTCGGGTCAGACACGTACGTATTGATGTCATAGGCCATGTATCTCATTTGGCTCAGGTAGTTGTCGATCTGGATTTGCAGCTGTGTCGCGATATACTCGCCTGACTTGCTAAATTGCTCGCGAACGACCATCGACGATTTCCAATACGCCATACTCCCCAGAGTAATCAGCGGAATAATGGCTGCAATCAGCATAAAAGCGAGCAGCTTGGCATGAATGCTTCTGCGCGGGAAGAGCGACCATGACTTCATGTGACAAACCACCACCGTATTTTGATTAGTTGTACTATTCGATCTTTAGCTAGATTGTACAACGTTTCGGCGATGCCTTCGAGAGCAATCAGCGGTTAGTTACACAAATTCAAATTCCGCTTATACAGCTGAACTGGAGAAATCGTATCCTTCGAAAAAGGCGTTAGCCTCATCTGGAACTGGAACTCCTCTGGACGCAAGGCATGTTGCTCGGATTGCTTAGGTCCGCAGCTATTGCTACCCAGCCCGTTTTGTCGATAATCGAGATGCAGTGTGACATACTCTCGTTTTACGAGATCTGTCGTGTGCTTTGCTTGCTCCAGATCGTCCGTATCATAGCGAAGTGCGCTAAATTCCAAGGTTGGTTGACCCATCGCGAAAAGTCCAATGCCACGCTGATCCGTGATCGACATCCATTTGACGTCCGTGCGATTGCCATTTTCCTGCGGGAACACGTACGGCGTGTACAGCTCATCCACACTCGCGTGATACACCCCGATACGATTGGCTTCCTTGCTGTCGATATACGCCTCTCCCGGGCCGCGACCATACCACGAGACGCGCTCCATATCTTTGGCGACCAATAGCTTCAAGCCGATTCGCGGCAGCATCGCTGGCGGGGTACCTTTGGGTGTGCCTTGAACCTCTACCTGCACTTCGCCATTTCCGAATACGGTATACGTGTAGCAGCATGCAAAACCCCAGTCGTATACAGGCGGAGCAATCCGCACATCGCAGGTAATAACCACACGATCTTCTCGCTCCTGCTGGATGCTTACATGCTCCACCCGGTTTTGCAAACGATCGAGGTACACCTTGCGCCACTCTTCTACTACGTACATGTCATTGTCAATCGGAGCACGCCAAAACGTGAGGCGAGGTCCTGCCACCAACAGCTCCTTGCCTGCAAACACCCAGCTCGTCGGCACCCCGCTCACCTTGTCAAAAACGAACTGAAAATTTGCTCCTGTAAGGGTCACGTCCGTTTTCGTTTCATTCGTATCTACTCTGCCGAACACAGGCTGATAAGAAACGACCGTAACCTGTTGGGCAGCGGTCATTGGCAAGGCAAATTGTGCCCAAGCCAGCTCATGTCCAGCCTGTACCCAGCTCTCATCTTGGTCCAGCACAAAGGATAGCGTCAGCCAGTAGTCGGTTCGATCCTGCACCTGCTTAGGCAAGGTATACGGAACAGCTACATTGGTACGACTTCCTGCTTCTGTATGTGGCAGAGACAGTGTTCCGCTCTGCACCACTTGTCCGTCTGCTGTCACACTCCAGACCATTCTCACGTGCGCAAGCGTACGGAAATCATAGCGATTCGTAATGGTGACAATCCCGCTTTCTAGATCAGTGGCTTCTACGACGATCGGCTCAATCACTTTTTTGTATTCGAGTAATCCAGGGGATGGGGTTCGATCCGGACGAATCAGTCCATCGATGACGAAATTGCCATTCGTCGGGTAATCCCCGAAGTCGCCTCCGTAGGCATAATACTCTCGCCCATCCGGCGTATACTGGCGCAAGCCGTGATCAATCCATTCCCACACAAAGCCTCCCTGCAAGCGTTGATATTTGTCAAACACATTGGCGTAGTCGCGCAAGCCACCGGGTCCATTTCCCATGGCATGAGCATACTCGCACATGATATGCGGCTTTTGCAAATGCTCATTTTCACCGTGCTGGATCATTTTTTCAACCGAGGAGTACATGGTGGAAAATACGTCGCACACTTCTGCTTCGCGATCCTCCTCGTAGTGGATGAGACGAGTCGGGTCCGCTTGTCGGCACCAAGCGGCCATTGCCCGGAAATTGCAGCCGAAGCCGGATTCGTTGCCAAGCGACCACATGATGATCGACGGATGGTTTTTGTCCCGCTCAACCATGCGCTCCATGCGCTCCACGTATGTCTGCTCCCACTCTGGATCATCGCTCAGCTGACTGATGTTGCCGGTTAACTGGAAGCCATGTGTCTCCAAATCGGTTTCGTCCATGACATACAATCCGTACTGGTCGCACAAATCGTAAAAACGCGGATCATTCGGATAATGCGCGGTACGAACGGCGTTGATGTTGTGACGCTTCATCATGAGCACATCTTCACGCATCGTTTCATACGGGACAGCACGCCCGAGATCGGGATGATGATCATGGCGATTCACGCCGTTCAGGCGAATCGCTACACCGTTCACGTAGAAGTTGTTTCCTTTTACTTCGATCCGTCGGAAGCCCACGCGAATCGGGATGATTTCTGTCTTTTCGCCCGACTCCTGCTCAATCGCAAGCAGCAGGTGATACAGGTTCGGCTCCTCCGCCGACCATTTTTTCGGCTCTTGCACGGGAATCTCCAAGGTCACGACCTTTTCCTGTCCGGCTGCCAGCTCGCCTGCCTCGGTGTTAGTTAGCGAAGCGATCAGCGTGCAGGATTGATCCAGCAGCTTTGCGGTCACACTCACCCCGTCATAGGCAGCTGCGGAACTGTTTTCTACATGGACACGTACGCGCAGCACACCATGGCGGAAATCCTCATCCAGATCAGTCACAACTGCCAGATCGCGTACATGCAGCTTCGGTCTGGCAATCAGGGAAACATCCCGAAAAATTCCGCTCAAGTACCACATATCCTGATCCTCTACATACGTACCGTCCGACCATTGGTACACTTGAACAGCCAGGCGATTCCTGCCTTCCTGCAACAGCGCCGTCACATCAAACTCAGATGGCAAGCGGCTTCCTTGGCTATAGCCGACTTCCTTTCCGTTCAGCCACACATGAAAAGCGCTGTCGACCCCTTCAAACCGCAGGATCACCTGCTGATCTTTCCACCCAGACGCTACGGTAAACTCTCGCAAATAGCAGCCTGTCGGGTTATCTGACGGGACATGCGGCGGATCGACTGGAAACGGATAGTACAAGTCCGTGTAATGCGGTTTCCCGTACCCTTGGAGCTGCCAATGCCCCGGCACCTGAATTCGCGCCCACTCCGTCGCATCGTAATCGGCGGCAAAAAAGTTTTCCGGCATACGCAGTGGTGATTCTGCGTAAGCAAACTGCCAATGCCCATTCAACAATTGAAACCACGGTGTCGCGCCTCTTTCATACGTCCGTGCTCCCGATTCTTCCGGGTAAGACAAAAAGTAAGCCCGCGCCGCCAAGCGGTTTCGCTCTAGCAGCTGATGATTTGCCCAGTCATACCGTTGATGCATCGATGTACACTCCTCTTTTTACAATTTCACGGTTCCTTGTTCCCTGTTCGTTGCTTGCAGGGCCAAGGCGCCAGCACCGAGCATTCCTGCATCTGCACCGAGCTCGGCCAAGACGATCTTTGTCTGTTGGTGTACGACATCCATGGCGTACTTTTGTACACTCGCTTGAACCGGGGCCAGTAAAATCTCCCCAGCCCGGCAGACGCCACCGCCGATCACTACCAGTTGTGGGTTGCACACGTTCACCAACACAGACAGAGCCCAGCCCGTTACTTCACACGCTTCGTTCCATGCGCAGGTGGCTACGGCATCACCTTGTTCCACTGCCGTAGCCACCTGCTCAGCCGTAATCCGCTCAAGCTGCCCATCGCACAAAGTAAACAGAGGAGAGGTTTTTGCTTGCCGCGGATTTGCATCGAGCTCCTTGTCCAAGCGTTCACGGGCCAATCTGGCAATACCTGTAGCAGATGCGACCGTCTCCACACAACCGAGCTTGCCGCAATTGCATGGAGCAGTAAGCCCTGGATAACGCACATGACCAATCTCTCCCGCGAATCCGTGACTGCCCCGAACCAGCTTGCCTCCGTTTACAATCCCTGCCCCCACCCCTGTACCAAGCGGCACAAAAATGAGGTGACTTACCTTCCGACCCGCACCGAATGTGGCTTCTCCGAGCGCAGCTGTCCGTAAATCGTTTTCAAAAAAAAGCGGCAGCTCCACCAGCTTCGCGAGCGGTGTCCGCAAGTCTGCCTGATGTAATTGAAAGTTGGGCGAGTGAACCGATATCCCATTTTCCGCATCAAAAGGACCAGGAAATCCGATCCCTACTGACTCTATGGGAACGGGTGATTGATCCCGCAGTTCTTTAATCAAGGCAGCCATTCGCTCGATCAAGATGGGCAAGTTGTTATGGACTTTGGTCTCCTTGGCAGCCCGGAGGAGAATTCGCCCATTCTCGTCCATGACCGCCCCTTTCATTGTCGTACCACCGACATCGAGGCCAATTACATGGCGCATGCTACTCCTCCCTTCTAAACCAGCTATTTTACTCGACTCGCTCCACATGCATCGGTTGACTTCTCAACCTCTGCACATCGTCGGGCGCGATCATACCCGCTCCAAACGACCGTGTATTCGCGGCGCCGCATGCCATCCCCAGCCAAATTGCATCTGGCCAAGCCAAGCCTCGCAGCCTTCCGACAAGGACACCCGCAAGCATGGAATCACCGCAACCCACTGTATTTTTCACTTCGGCATCTGCTAACGGGATCGCGGAAATACGCCACGTCTCCTTTCCATCGCCAAACCACGCGCCCTCCTCCCCTAACGAGAGAAGGACTCGCTGAGCACCGCGCTCACGTAGCTCTCGTATCGCTCTGCATCGTGCCTCCTCGCTATCCAGCGAAAATCCGAGAATCGCTTCCGCTTCCGGTCGATTGGGCTTGATGAGCGCGGGTGTTGCTTTTAATCCTTCCAGCAGGCCCGAACCGCTCGTATCGAGCACGCATGCGGTTCCTTTCCCGGCGATGCTTCGGATGAGCGCAGCATATGTTTCCGCTGGAACGCCACCTGGCAAGCTTCCGGAAAAAACCATGTACTGTGCGTGGTCCGCAAGCTCGATCAAACGCGTTTGCAAGCGAATGATCTCCTCTTCACTGGGTTCAGGTCCCTGCTCAAGCACTTCTGTCACTGTTTTTTCCTGTTCATCGAGAAAAGCGAGACACAATCGGGATTCTCCGCCCGTTTCGATAAAGGAGGACGTAATCCCCTCACTTTTGCAGCCTTCCTCGATGAACCTCCCGTTGTGACCGGCGACAAAACCGCTTGCGACAACATCCTGTCCCAATGCTTTTGCTACACGCGCTACATTTATCCCTTTTCCTCCGGGCAAGCTCAGTACATCAGCCGTGCGATGCAGCTCCCCAGAACGAAAATGTGAGAGGCGATACGTCTTATCGATGGCCGCGTTCAGTGTTACCGTTACGAGCATGCTATCTCACCTGCACAGTAACGAGCGGCTGCCCCATTTTTTGTTTGAACAAATTGATCACTTCTACCGGGGTTGGATCGACGCCGCGAATTAGAGCAGCGTACAGCGATACGAAGTCAGCCAAGTACACAATCGAAAACAAGCGAGCCATTCGGGACACGCCGTGGGAATGAACTACCCTTACCCCACCAGCGCGCTCACGCAAAATGTCAGCACTGATTTCTACACGTTGGGTCGTCTTCTCGCTGTCCTCCTGATCGCGAATGAGTGTAAAATGAACGCCCTTCAGCAGCGCGGACGGCGAATCCCACCCCACAGCCTCGTCGTGGTGAAGGCTCGGTATGGCGTTCCAAAATGCCATCAGCTTGCTGTTTTCCCCGAGCTGGTTTTTCCAACGCCATGCAGGAGCATCGAAAAACGGTAGCGTTCCGTACACGACAGGTATCAGTCCATCCATCTCGATGGCGATTTGTTTGGCTGCATTTTTCTCGATCGGAGAATCGGTTCCGTAGATGTGCTTCCACTCCTCGAACAGGGTAATCGTCTCCTCTACCTCCGCACGCTTGTCGGAAATCAGCCCGAGCTTCGTCAGGATGGCGAGAATCGGCAAGAAAATGTAGCCCAATACGATTCGCGGCATCATTCCACCTGGAACGAGCAAGCACGCATGATTG
The window above is part of the Brevibacillus brevis NBRC 100599 genome. Proteins encoded here:
- a CDS encoding ABC transporter substrate-binding protein; its protein translation is MKKVASKWMATGMALLLAVVAGCSQAQPAGTDGTSSSTGTTTPASSDKKETVTLRFATWDTDQMLKIQQDIAKQFEQKNPGVKVQVEAYADGFDQKLVAAFGAKNPPDVMYMWDFPTYNASLEPLDEYVKKDPSVAIDDFYQGLLNYNRFDGKLFGLPAGFSTRVVFYNKKLFNEANVPLPTDNWTWEDFKSAAKKLTVRDKKQYGFAVRSEPDTYDLQQFVWSNGSSFISPDGKAIEGYMNSKETAEALQIFSDLAKDKSALLVGGKNQQSGNDLFKASKLAMYDNGVWSLESYKKANVDFGTVVMPQFPGKPGKGVIATSSVSIAKDSKNKELAWEFLKFFVSSDAIKMRTSDLPVRISVVQEKKLDQDPLYAPFYKTLEQSTDTPAFLLNPHWNEINRNLSAAVNAIMMGQNAEELLNKAVKDSQKFLK
- a CDS encoding response regulator transcription factor; the encoded protein is MSIKVMIVDDEVLVRRGLKAMVPWSRYGMEVVADAPNGRKGWEAFLQIQPELVITDIVMPEMDGLELCRRVKEHAPQTKVLLLSCHRDFSFAQQGISLGVSGYLLKTEFQDEEWGTLLEKLRTELAGESARPENVRERPDEWKREFGAWLTGLSRDFEQSLSSLLQSHWSWMNDSMRVWLLEGMGSANQEEQERAWVASELESEWEWLACGDIRFLLTPASTGRQVESLLVEWKLAGKVTSWETASPFAGLESWIQTVRMLYQRTQRARKYGVIQDPWQEPIKQAVHYALDRLDTPLTVSEVASQVGLSRSHFSVMFKKGVGESFGEFLDKRRVKMAQAMLNETALSIQEVAERVGLPDPKYFSKWFKKYTGMTPSHYRFKQKEESSRTIVHSTAQT
- a CDS encoding cache domain-containing sensor histidine kinase, translated to MKSWSLFPRRSIHAKLLAFMLIAAIIPLITLGSMAYWKSSMVVREQFSKSGEYIATQLQIQIDNYLSQMRYMAYDINTYVSDPTLVVMREEQPKTYTGFLEQKNFERYLGAHRNLDTKGIFIVTPSGYFFGENVINGQDLMRESWWRALPAKLDEERWIGFYTPRHYVGFQDEAELRNQEKVLGLVVPVLSGYGVLNDSRILIEMKAGKLFQLFSQLEKDMSAHVTITAKNGELIYQTAGTFVQQESDIVWNKPLESNNWMIQVRLPYEQMNRSAEVIQSFFIAALILSAVLALLLAYLFSRRITGKIKRLQETMRLVGTGELQTRAEVDTEDELGRLGVSFNQMVRRIQTLIAEVSRTEQLKKEAELRAVHYQINPHLLFNTLNSIQWKARLSGANEIGNMLYHLIKVLEGNLDITQELVPLEKELQTVEHFLQIQELRYGPVFQFEQTGVEACRRYLIPRMTLQPLLENIFFHAFEDGHGTIRISVSEKEGLVTLLLQDDGAGIVPQRLAKLLDPDLERSSKRGLGVYNVDQKFKLHFRMEHGMKISSVRGEGTTIQITWPKREEIPDEHQGNDCG
- the ebgA gene encoding beta-galactosidase subunit alpha; this encodes MHQRYDWANHQLLERNRLAARAYFLSYPEESGARTYERGATPWFQLLNGHWQFAYAESPLRMPENFFAADYDATEWARIQVPGHWQLQGYGKPHYTDLYYPFPVDPPHVPSDNPTGCYLREFTVASGWKDQQVILRFEGVDSAFHVWLNGKEVGYSQGSRLPSEFDVTALLQEGRNRLAVQVYQWSDGTYVEDQDMWYLSGIFRDVSLIARPKLHVRDLAVVTDLDEDFRHGVLRVRVHVENSSAAAYDGVSVTAKLLDQSCTLIASLTNTEAGELAAGQEKVVTLEIPVQEPKKWSAEEPNLYHLLLAIEQESGEKTEIIPIRVGFRRIEVKGNNFYVNGVAIRLNGVNRHDHHPDLGRAVPYETMREDVLMMKRHNINAVRTAHYPNDPRFYDLCDQYGLYVMDETDLETHGFQLTGNISQLSDDPEWEQTYVERMERMVERDKNHPSIIMWSLGNESGFGCNFRAMAAWCRQADPTRLIHYEEDREAEVCDVFSTMYSSVEKMIQHGENEHLQKPHIMCEYAHAMGNGPGGLRDYANVFDKYQRLQGGFVWEWIDHGLRQYTPDGREYYAYGGDFGDYPTNGNFVIDGLIRPDRTPSPGLLEYKKVIEPIVVEATDLESGIVTITNRYDFRTLAHVRMVWSVTADGQVVQSGTLSLPHTEAGSRTNVAVPYTLPKQVQDRTDYWLTLSFVLDQDESWVQAGHELAWAQFALPMTAAQQVTVVSYQPVFGRVDTNETKTDVTLTGANFQFVFDKVSGVPTSWVFAGKELLVAGPRLTFWRAPIDNDMYVVEEWRKVYLDRLQNRVEHVSIQQEREDRVVITCDVRIAPPVYDWGFACCYTYTVFGNGEVQVEVQGTPKGTPPAMLPRIGLKLLVAKDMERVSWYGRGPGEAYIDSKEANRIGVYHASVDELYTPYVFPQENGNRTDVKWMSITDQRGIGLFAMGQPTLEFSALRYDTDDLEQAKHTTDLVKREYVTLHLDYRQNGLGSNSCGPKQSEQHALRPEEFQFQMRLTPFSKDTISPVQLYKRNLNLCN
- a CDS encoding ROK family protein; this encodes MRHVIGLDVGGTTMKGAVMDENGRILLRAAKETKVHNNLPILIERMAALIKELRDQSPVPIESVGIGFPGPFDAENGISVHSPNFQLHQADLRTPLAKLVELPLFFENDLRTAALGEATFGAGRKVSHLIFVPLGTGVGAGIVNGGKLVRGSHGFAGEIGHVRYPGLTAPCNCGKLGCVETVASATGIARLARERLDKELDANPRQAKTSPLFTLCDGQLERITAEQVATAVEQGDAVATCAWNEACEVTGWALSVLVNVCNPQLVVIGGGVCRAGEILLAPVQASVQKYAMDVVHQQTKIVLAELGADAGMLGAGALALQATNREQGTVKL
- a CDS encoding 1-phosphofructokinase family hexose kinase → MLVTVTLNAAIDKTYRLSHFRSGELHRTADVLSLPGGKGINVARVAKALGQDVVASGFVAGHNGRFIEEGCKSEGITSSFIETGGESRLCLAFLDEQEKTVTEVLEQGPEPSEEEIIRLQTRLIELADHAQYMVFSGSLPGGVPAETYAALIRSIAGKGTACVLDTSGSGLLEGLKATPALIKPNRPEAEAILGFSLDSEEARCRAIRELRERGAQRVLLSLGEEGAWFGDGKETWRISAIPLADAEVKNTVGCGDSMLAGVLVGRLRGLAWPDAIWLGMACGAANTRSFGAGMIAPDDVQRLRSQPMHVERVE
- a CDS encoding bifunctional phosphoglucose/phosphomannose isomerase, which codes for MRINLDDAKALRELDTISALQDTESYDEQFKTGLKLSDDLDVSNISVKIKNIVVLGTGGGSAASVNLIKSYLFDELQVPLQLNQGYTIPAFVDAKTLVIVVSHSGNTEEVVSGYEAAIAKGAQIAVITAGGKVLEMAREHNHACLLVPGGMMPRIVLGYIFLPILAILTKLGLISDKRAEVEETITLFEEWKHIYGTDSPIEKNAAKQIAIEMDGLIPVVYGTLPFFDAPAWRWKNQLGENSKLMAFWNAIPSLHHDEAVGWDSPSALLKGVHFTLIRDQEDSEKTTQRVEISADILRERAGGVRVVHSHGVSRMARLFSIVYLADFVSLYAALIRGVDPTPVEVINLFKQKMGQPLVTVQVR